A stretch of the Dehalococcoidales bacterium genome encodes the following:
- a CDS encoding ROK family protein: MRSLYGGIEAGGTKFVCAVGTGPDDVRAETRFATTTPSETIGRTIAFFREQPEPLAAIGIGSFGPLDLNPDSPTYGYITTTPKTGWAHTNFAGVLQEALNVQVLLDIDINTAALGEHKWGAAQGLDTFIYLTVGTGIGGGGMVNGHLIHGLAHPEMGHVYIPHDPVNDPYPGCCPYHGDCLEGLACGPAIEKRWGQPPQTLPADHPAWRLEARYLALGLVNIIFTLSPQRVIIGGGVLQQESLLPMVRKNVHELIRGYVPVPQFLNETDSYIVLPALGQKAGVLGAIALAQQATPLP; this comes from the coding sequence ATGCGAAGTCTGTACGGGGGCATTGAGGCTGGAGGTACCAAGTTCGTCTGTGCCGTGGGTACCGGCCCCGATGACGTGCGTGCCGAGACTCGCTTTGCCACGACAACTCCGTCCGAGACCATCGGACGGACTATTGCCTTCTTCCGTGAGCAGCCGGAACCTCTGGCAGCTATCGGCATCGGTTCCTTTGGCCCACTCGACCTCAATCCTGATTCACCGACCTACGGCTATATCACCACCACACCAAAGACAGGCTGGGCACACACCAACTTCGCCGGTGTACTGCAAGAGGCTCTCAATGTACAGGTGCTACTTGATATCGATATCAATACTGCCGCTCTTGGCGAGCACAAATGGGGGGCGGCACAGGGATTGGACACCTTCATTTACCTCACGGTGGGCACCGGAATCGGCGGTGGCGGCATGGTGAACGGTCATCTGATACACGGTCTGGCCCATCCCGAAATGGGACACGTATACATCCCGCATGACCCGGTCAATGACCCGTATCCCGGTTGTTGCCCGTATCATGGCGACTGCCTGGAGGGGCTGGCCTGCGGTCCCGCCATAGAAAAGCGCTGGGGACAACCACCGCAGACCCTACCCGCCGACCACCCCGCCTGGCGTTTAGAGGCAAGGTATCTGGCCCTCGGTCTGGTCAATATTATCTTCACACTTTCACCACAGCGGGTAATTATCGGTGGGGGTGTCCTGCAACAGGAATCGCTGCTACCGATGGTGAGGAAGAATGTGCATGAGTTGATACGCGGTTATGTGCCCGTACCACAGTTCCTCAACGAGACTGACAGCTACATCGTTCTTCCTGCTCTCGGGCAGAAGGCCGGGGTGCTGGGGGCGATTGCCCTGGCGCAACAGGCTACGCCTTTGCCGTGA